The sequence below is a genomic window from Actinomycetota bacterium.
CGCAAGGAGCGCATCGGCCGGATCCTCCAGATGCACGCGAACCACCGGGAGGACATGGACGCCGCGTTCACCGGCGACATCGTCGCGGTGGTGGGGCTGAAGCACACCACCACCGGCGACACGCTGTGCGACCCGGCCAACCCCATCGTGCTCGAGTCCATCACGTTCCCGACGCCGGTGATCTCGGTGGCGGTGGAGCCGAAGACCAAGGCCGACCAGGACAAGCTGGCCATCTCGATGGCGAAGCTGGCCGACGAGGACCCCACGTTCGTGGTCAAGCACGACGACGAGACGGGCCAGACCATCATCTCGGGCATGGGCGAGCTCCACCTGGAAGTGCTGGTGGACCGTCTGGTGCGGGAGTTCAACGTGGGCGCCAACGTGGGCAAGCCCCAGGTGGCCTACCGGGAGACCATCCGCAAGCCCGTGCACAAGGTGGAGGGCCGCTACATCAAGCAGACCGGCGGCCGGGGCCAGTACGGCCACGTCTACATCGACCTCGAGCCCACGGGCTCGGGCGGCGGGTACGAGTTCATCAACAAGATCGTGGGCGGCTCCATCCCCCGGGAGTACATCCCGTCGGTGGACCAGGGCATCCAGGAGGCGCTGGAGTCGGGGGTGCTGGCGGGATACCCGCTGGTGGACGTGCGGGCCACGCTGGTGGACGGGTCGTACCACGAGGTGGACTCGTCGGAGATGGCGTTCAAGATCGCCGGCCAGATCGCGCTGCGGGAGGCCGCCCGGCGGGCGGACCCGGTGCTGCTGGAGCCGGTCATGGAGTTCGAGGTCATCACCCCCGAGGAGTTCATGGGCGACGTGATGGGCGACGTCACGGCGCGGCGGGGACGGATCGAGCGCATCGACGAGCGCAGCGGCATGCGGGCCATCCGCGTGGTGGTGCCGCTGGCGGAGCTGTTCGGCTACGCCACCGAGCTGCGCTCGCGGACCCAGGGCCGGGCCTCGCACACGCCGATGCAGCTGCACGCGTACCAGGAAGTCCCGCAGCAGCTCGCGCGCGAGATCATCGCGCGG
It includes:
- the fusA gene encoding elongation factor G, whose protein sequence is MAHIDAGKTTTTERILYYTGKAYKIGEVHEGTAQMDWMVQERERGITITSAATTTRWKDHWINIIDTPGHVDFTVEVERSLRVLDGAVAVFDAVAGVEPQTETVWRQADRYHVPRICFVNKMDRTGADFQRTVGMIEDRLGMPALVVQLPWGAEQSFKGVIDLIEMKALHWADESGMGEEWETLEIPEELREAATQARHDLFEKLADHDADLMEKYVQEEEPTPVELRRAIRRATLATEGTPVLCGSAFKNKAIQPLLDAIVAYLPSPLDVPPLTGHVPGDGEAVREPADDQPFSALAFKIMTDPYVGRLTYLRVYSGVLRTGAHILNSTRDRKERIGRILQMHANHREDMDAAFTGDIVAVVGLKHTTTGDTLCDPANPIVLESITFPTPVISVAVEPKTKADQDKLAISMAKLADEDPTFVVKHDDETGQTIISGMGELHLEVLVDRLVREFNVGANVGKPQVAYRETIRKPVHKVEGRYIKQTGGRGQYGHVYIDLEPTGSGGGYEFINKIVGGSIPREYIPSVDQGIQEALESGVLAGYPLVDVRATLVDGSYHEVDSSEMAFKIAGQIALREAARRADPVLLEPVMEFEVITPEEFMGDVMGDVTARRGRIERIDERSGMRAIRVVVPLAELFGYATELRSRTQGRASHTPMQLHAYQEVPQQLAREIIARVRGE